The DNA segment AAGATCACCCTCAATGACGAGAAAGCAAAGTTGGGTCTGGTGGTCAAGGTGGCGGAAGAAGTGTGGGGAGCGGCCTCGTAGTCTGTCGATATTTGTATGGATAGACAGCAGAGGCGTCATTCCCGCGAAAGCGGGAATCCAGGGAGATTGAGCATTGGCCTGTGTTTTTGCCTCCTGGATTCCGGGTCTCGCGGTGCTCGCCCGGAATGACGTACCCATCGTTTATCCCCATCTGTAAGTTGACTGACGGCTGGCAGATCGTCCAATGAGCGAGAAGAGCGCATGAAATTTTCCGAGGTGATAATGCAAACGCTCGCCGACGAATTCCTCGAGGATCTGAAAGCCGAAATTATCGACGCCAAACGCTTGGCCGTTGACGAAAATGGCAAAGTCTTGGTATGGACGGGTGGCACAACCGTTGTTAGTTTTCAGTTTTTAGTTGTCAGTCCCCAACCCCCAATCCCTAACACCCAATCCCCAGCGGAGCGGCGGCAGTTGACGGTGATGTTCTGCGATTTGGTGGGCTCCACCGCGCTCTCCGAGCAACTCGACCCCGAAGATCTGCGGGAGGTTGTGCGCACCTATCAAGAGACCTGCACCACGGTGATCCGACGTTATGACGGACACCTTGCTCAGCACCTGGGCGATGGCTTGTTGGTCTACTTCGGCTATCCCCTCGCTCATGAGGACGATGCCCAGCGAGCAGTGCGGACGGGGCTGGAGATTATTGAGACGTTACGTCGACAGGCTCCCCCTCCTCTCGTGGGAGCGCCTCCGTTTTCTCCCTCTCCCTCTCAGGGAGAGGGCATTAAGTTAAGCCAGTACCCATTTCCCATACTTCGCAAAGCGGAGTCTATGGGCAACGGAGCGTTTTTTACGGGCGAACTGGTGGCCTACCCGATGCCGCGTGGGATTCGTGCGCAAGAGGTGCTCAATCGCCGCTAAGGTCTGGCCCGGATTGAGGCGGGGAGTGCCCAACAACTCCACCACATGATCCATGACCGCGACATAACTCACCGCGCGATTGACCTTGGGGGGATGGGTGCAGCCGCGGGCGTGGCCCTGGGCCGTCAACTGGCTTTGGGCGGGCTTGCTCAAGATACTTTCCAACGTGGCGAGAAAGATCACCCCATAGAAGTCTTGCTCGATCACGTGGACATTATTCCCACTGAACCGCTCGACTTCGAAGATATTTTTAATCCGATCATGGTAGGTTTCATGATTCCACCGCCAGCCATAGACCACCCGGAATTCAGGGGCCGGATAGGTCGCGGCATCAAGCAAATCCGTTCCCAACACTTCCACTTCCCCCGTGGCCAGTTCGACTTTGACCAAGCGCACCTGAAGAGCCGTCGGCAATTGCTGCTTGGCGACAGAGGCGCGAGCCTTGGACGTCACCGCCAGGGTCACGACCTGGTCCTCTGCGGGGGCTGCCCAAAAGGCATTGACCGCTGTGAAACTCTGGCGGGGAAAGCGAATCACAAAGTGGCACTGGCGGGCTACCACTGTCGCCAGCACACTGTAATCGGCATAGGCCCGATCCCCAACCAGGACATCTCCGGCCGGCATCACTGCGAGATGATGGGCAAACAACAAGTTCTTTTCTGCCTGCTTCGGCCCCAGCGCCGCGCTCAGCCCCACGTCATTGCGCAAGTCATACACCACCGACGCCAAGGCTTGCACTTGCTCGCCCCCAGTGTGTTGATTCGTCTGCACGCTGAACCTCTGTCGCGTCTCCGCCGTATCCGGCAGATTCAGGTAACTCCCATCCACTCCCAAGACCCGCTGCCCGTGCCAGCGCGCCACCTCGTGGTCCGCTCCATAGCGCGTGTAATACTCCTCACAGGCGACCGCATTCAGATGCACGAACACTGCCGGTTGCACTTTCTGCCGCGCTTGGCTGTACGCGCTCGCCGTCACCACCCGCCAGACTTGTCCGAGAGCGCGAAAAAACTTGTTCACCGCCGTTTGCAGCGACACCTTATGCCCACTGAGCATCAAGACCACCATCCTCTGCCAGTCCAAGGCCCGTTGGCGGGTAAACTCAGTGGCCTTCACGCGAAAGCGCTCCAGGACCTCCACGGATGCCACTTCCCGCTTGAGCCGACGAATGAGGTGTTCGTTTTTTTCTTTAGCATTTCCTCTACTTACCGCCGTCCCAGCGTTGCCGCCATACCAGCCCTTAACTTAATGCCATTGCCCTCCAACCCCCAATCCCCAGATTTTGGCTCACCGAGGGCTTCGACACGAAAGACTTGCAAGAGGCCAAGGCGCTGATTGAGGAGTTGGGCACTTGAGCCAGAGGAATTGCTACTTCCGATTATCATGATAATTTGCAGTGCATGTTCACACGATCACTGCGCTTACCGGCGTCGGGAACGGAAACGTTTTTCCTGTGGGGACCTCGGCAGACTGGCAAAACTACGCTGTTGCGAGAAACCTATCCCAACGCCCTATGGATCGATCTGCTCAAAGCCGAGGAGTATCGCCGCTATGTACAAAATCCGGAACTGTTGCGCGCGGAATTCGCGGTGGACAAATCCGTGCGGTCAGGCGGACCAGCGGCCCAGGGCGTCCAGGTTGTTATTGACGAAGTGCAAAAGGTTCCGCAGTTGCTCGACGAAGTCCACTGGTTGCATGAGAATCGCGGGGTGCATTTCGCCCTGTGTGGATCGAGCGCTCGCAAGGTCAAACGCGGCCAAGCCAATCTCCTCGGTGGGCGCGCCGCGCGCTATGAGCTGTACGGTCTGACCGGTCAAGAAATCGGTCAAGACTTTAATCTCGACCGCATGCTCAACCACGGCTACCTACCACGCATATATGAGTCGGATCGTCCACGGCGCCTCTTGAACGCCTATGTCGCCGATTATCTCAAGGAGGAAGTAGCCGCAGAGGGACTCGTCCGGAACCTGCCCGTCTTCTCCGAGTTCCTTAATGCCGCCGTGCTCTCTGATGCCGAGCTGGTCAATTTCTCGACGATTGCGCGCGACTGCGGCGTTTCGAGTCACACGATCAAAGGCTATTTCCAGATTCTGGAGGACACCTTGCTTGGTCGCTGGTTGCCGGCCTATACGAAGCGTCCCAAACGCCGCGTGATCGCCGCGCCGAAGTTTTACTTCGCCGATGTCGGGATCGTGAATCAGCTCGCCAAGCGTGGCGAGCTGCAGCCGGGGTCAGAACTCTACGGTAAGGCATTCGAGAACTGGGTGTTCCATGAGCTGAACGCCTACAATGCCTACAGCGAGGCGTTCGCCACTCTCGGCTACTGGCGCTTAGCCAGCGGCATCGAAGTCGACTTTATCGTCAATGACATGCAATTCGCCATCGAAGCCAAGGCGTCTCGCCGAGTCACTACCGATCATCTCAGAGGTCTGCGCGCGCTGGTGCAGGACCACCCCAAGGTCAAGCAGCGGCTCCTGGTCTGCCTTGAGCCCAAGAGTTACCGGACCGAGGATGGGATTCTCGTGCTTCCCGTAGGCGAATTTTGTCAACGTCTTGGAGCTGGCGAATTGTTCTGAACAATCACAGGAAAGCAAAAGTCAAAACTGCCAACCCCTAGTCCGCGGATTTTGGTTCACCGAAGGCTTCGACACCAAGGATTTACAAAAAGCGAAGGTGCTGTTGGAGGAGCTTTCTTGCGATGAATAAGCTATCCTGGCTCAAGAGGTAATCGAAAATGCTAACAATGGAAACTGCGCATGTTCATCTCGACGAGAGAGGTGTCGCGTGGATCGACGACGCGAACGTGAAAGTTATTGAGGTGGTATTGGACAAAACAGCCCACGGCTTCAGTCCAGAAGAAATCCATTTTCAGCATCCGGATCTCTCACTGTCGCAGATCCATGCAGCATTGTCGTACTATTATGATCATCAAACAGAGATCGATGCAGAAATAGAGCAGCAAGTGCGGCGAGTTGATCAGTTGGCAGCGCAAGCAGGAGACTCTCCCGTACGAAAACGGTTGCGAGCATTGGGGAAGCTGCCGTGAGTGTCACCCTGTACATGGATGTGCACGTACCCCAGGCAATCACTATGGGACTACGATTACGTCAAGTGGACGTATTAACTGCCCAGGAGGATGGGACACGGCGGTTTTCTGACCCAGACTTGCTTGATCGGGCAACCGTGCTCAATCGTGTTTTGTTCACGCGGGATGAAGACCTCCTCCGTGAAGCAGCACGACATCAACAGCACAGGGAGTTTTTCGCTGGTGTGATTTATGCCCACCAGATGAGGGTTTCAATCGGTCAGTGCATCGAAGACTTGGGATTGCTCGCAAAGGTAAACGAGCC comes from the Deltaproteobacteria bacterium genome and includes:
- a CDS encoding adenylate/guanylate cyclase domain-containing protein, yielding MKFSEVIMQTLADEFLEDLKAEIIDAKRLAVDENGKVLVWTGGTTVVSFQFLVVSPQPPIPNTQSPAERRQLTVMFCDLVGSTALSEQLDPEDLREVVRTYQETCTTVIRRYDGHLAQHLGDGLLVYFGYPLAHEDDAQRAVRTGLEIIETLRRQAPPPLVGAPPFSPSPSQGEGIKLSQYPFPILRKAESMGNGAFFTGELVAYPMPRGIRAQEVLNRR
- a CDS encoding ATP-binding protein → MFTRSLRLPASGTETFFLWGPRQTGKTTLLRETYPNALWIDLLKAEEYRRYVQNPELLRAEFAVDKSVRSGGPAAQGVQVVIDEVQKVPQLLDEVHWLHENRGVHFALCGSSARKVKRGQANLLGGRAARYELYGLTGQEIGQDFNLDRMLNHGYLPRIYESDRPRRLLNAYVADYLKEEVAAEGLVRNLPVFSEFLNAAVLSDAELVNFSTIARDCGVSSHTIKGYFQILEDTLLGRWLPAYTKRPKRRVIAAPKFYFADVGIVNQLAKRGELQPGSELYGKAFENWVFHELNAYNAYSEAFATLGYWRLASGIEVDFIVNDMQFAIEAKASRRVTTDHLRGLRALVQDHPKVKQRLLVCLEPKSYRTEDGILVLPVGEFCQRLGAGELF
- a CDS encoding DUF433 domain-containing protein, which translates into the protein MLTMETAHVHLDERGVAWIDDANVKVIEVVLDKTAHGFSPEEIHFQHPDLSLSQIHAALSYYYDHQTEIDAEIEQQVRRVDQLAAQAGDSPVRKRLRALGKLP
- a CDS encoding DUF5615 family PIN-like protein encodes the protein MSVTLYMDVHVPQAITMGLRLRQVDVLTAQEDGTRRFSDPDLLDRATVLNRVLFTRDEDLLREAARHQQHREFFAGVIYAHQMRVSIGQCIEDLGLLAKVNEPEDFANRVECLPLK